One region of Endozoicomonas sp. Mp262 genomic DNA includes:
- the iscA gene encoding iron-sulfur cluster assembly protein IscA codes for MAITMTEAAARHIKKQLDKRGRGRGIRLGVKTSGCSGMAYVLEFVDEQLESDTVFENFGVKVFIDPKSLVYMDGTELDFVKEGLNEGFQFNNPNVASECGCGESFNV; via the coding sequence ATGGCAATAACCATGACTGAGGCGGCCGCCAGGCATATCAAAAAGCAGCTTGACAAGCGGGGAAGAGGTAGAGGCATCCGCCTGGGTGTTAAAACGTCCGGGTGTTCAGGCATGGCTTATGTGCTGGAATTTGTTGATGAGCAGCTTGAGAGTGATACGGTATTTGAGAACTTTGGCGTCAAGGTTTTTATTGATCCAAAGAGTCTTGTCTATATGGATGGCACCGAGCTGGATTTTGTTAAGGAAGGCCTTAACGAAGGATTTCAGTTTAATAATCCCAATGTTGCCAGTGAATGTGGTTGCGGCGAAAGTTTCAACGTTTGA
- the hscB gene encoding Fe-S protein assembly co-chaperone HscB, which produces MDITQNYFELFQLPVSCQLDHGKLALKYRELQKTVHPDRFAGDAHRQQRLSVQYAAYVNEAFDTLKLPLKRFIYLLNLAGLSVDMEQNTVMDPEFLMEQMALREQMAELRGLPDPEAGIDRLINAVEDSLDELSEEFERLWVQGQSEHLKQAETVVQKMQFMVKVAAELEQLESELLD; this is translated from the coding sequence GTGGATATTACGCAAAACTATTTCGAGCTTTTTCAATTACCGGTTTCATGCCAACTGGATCATGGTAAGCTGGCCCTGAAATACCGGGAGCTACAGAAAACCGTTCATCCGGATCGCTTTGCCGGTGATGCCCATCGGCAACAGCGTCTATCTGTCCAGTATGCCGCTTACGTGAATGAAGCGTTTGATACTCTGAAATTACCCCTGAAGCGATTTATTTATCTGCTGAACCTGGCGGGCCTCTCTGTGGATATGGAGCAGAACACCGTTATGGATCCGGAGTTTCTTATGGAGCAGATGGCCTTAAGAGAGCAGATGGCAGAATTGCGAGGGCTGCCTGATCCAGAAGCAGGCATTGATCGGTTGATAAATGCAGTGGAGGATTCCCTTGATGAACTTTCTGAAGAGTTTGAGCGTCTTTGGGTTCAGGGGCAATCCGAGCATCTGAAGCAGGCCGAAACAGTTGTGCAGAAGATGCAGTTCATGGTAAAGGTGGCTGCTGAGCTGGAACAGCTGGAGTCTGAGCTACTGGATTGA
- the hscA gene encoding Fe-S protein assembly chaperone HscA: protein MALLQISEPGQSPVPHQRKKAVGIDLGTTNSLVASVRSGSAITLEDEQGEHLLPSVVRYGKEGLVVGKAACQHISQDPLNTIVSVKRLMGRGIQDVETMGGLMPYRFSESSSAMPYIETVAGFVSPVEVSSEILKALVKRAEDSLEGALDGAVITVPAYFDDAQRQATKDAAKLAGVNVYRLLNEPTAAAVAYGLDHCPEEAAEGVIAVYDLGGGTFDISILRMEQGVFQVLATGGDTALGGDDFDKALAHWILQQVQLDEGHLNNSVLREVLMLARTVKESLTEKDSVDIRFRQWSGKINRRQFNEIIDSLVNRTIRTFKRTLRDAGVKTKDINEVVMVGGSTRVLRVREKVEQFAGKEPLTAIDPDRVVAIGAAIQADVLSGNRSGDDMLLLDVIPLSLGLETMGGLMEKLVHRNTTIPVSRAQDFTTCKDGQSAMAIHVFQGERELVQDNRSLARFELRGIPGLPAGSAKIRVTFQVDADGLLNVSAKELSTGVSSSIQVKPSYGLNDDDIARMIRDSYDHAGEDLDQRRLKEQEVEADRVIEALSVALEKDGKALLSEDERLALNNDLDSLRTVRQSGDPEAIALEIDRVSQGSEEFAARRMNQGIRQALSGHTIDDLENS from the coding sequence ATGGCATTACTGCAGATTTCTGAGCCGGGGCAAAGCCCTGTTCCCCATCAGCGGAAAAAAGCGGTGGGTATTGACCTGGGAACCACAAACTCTCTTGTGGCCAGTGTCAGGTCAGGTTCAGCTATAACCCTTGAGGATGAACAGGGGGAACACTTATTACCCTCCGTTGTCCGGTATGGAAAAGAGGGACTGGTAGTAGGGAAGGCGGCATGCCAGCATATTAGCCAGGACCCTCTTAATACGATTGTATCCGTCAAACGTTTAATGGGACGCGGAATTCAGGATGTGGAAACGATGGGAGGCCTTATGCCCTATCGTTTTTCTGAGTCATCAAGTGCCATGCCCTATATTGAAACCGTGGCAGGTTTCGTGAGTCCGGTAGAAGTCTCTTCCGAGATTTTGAAAGCCCTGGTGAAACGGGCAGAGGATTCTCTGGAGGGCGCACTGGACGGGGCTGTTATTACGGTTCCGGCTTACTTTGATGATGCCCAGCGGCAGGCCACCAAAGATGCGGCAAAGCTGGCGGGGGTCAATGTCTATCGCCTGCTGAATGAGCCAACAGCGGCGGCTGTCGCCTATGGCCTGGATCACTGCCCGGAAGAGGCGGCAGAAGGTGTGATTGCGGTTTACGACCTTGGCGGGGGAACCTTTGACATCTCCATTCTTCGAATGGAACAGGGGGTTTTTCAGGTCTTGGCCACAGGGGGGGATACTGCCCTGGGGGGGGATGATTTTGATAAAGCCCTGGCACACTGGATATTGCAGCAGGTGCAATTGGACGAAGGGCACCTGAATAACTCTGTGTTACGTGAAGTGCTGATGCTTGCCCGAACAGTGAAAGAGTCCCTGACGGAGAAGGATTCTGTGGATATCCGTTTTAGGCAGTGGTCAGGCAAGATTAATCGACGACAATTCAATGAAATTATTGATTCTCTGGTTAATCGAACCATTCGAACGTTTAAGCGAACCCTCCGTGATGCCGGGGTAAAAACCAAAGACATCAATGAAGTGGTCATGGTGGGTGGCTCTACCCGGGTCTTGCGAGTCCGGGAAAAGGTGGAGCAATTTGCTGGCAAGGAACCGCTGACCGCTATTGATCCGGATCGGGTTGTGGCCATTGGTGCCGCTATTCAAGCCGATGTACTGTCCGGTAACCGCTCCGGCGATGATATGTTATTGCTGGATGTGATTCCCCTGTCCCTTGGGCTTGAAACCATGGGGGGGTTGATGGAAAAGCTGGTTCATCGAAATACCACTATTCCTGTTAGCCGGGCTCAGGATTTTACCACCTGCAAAGATGGCCAGAGCGCCATGGCTATTCATGTCTTTCAGGGAGAGCGTGAGCTGGTTCAGGATAATCGCTCCCTTGCCCGGTTTGAGTTGCGAGGTATTCCGGGCTTGCCTGCGGGTTCAGCCAAAATCCGGGTTACTTTCCAGGTAGATGCCGATGGACTGCTGAATGTGTCTGCGAAAGAACTGTCAACAGGCGTCAGCAGTAGTATTCAGGTGAAGCCCTCCTATGGGTTAAACGATGATGATATTGCCCGGATGATTCGGGACTCCTATGATCATGCCGGTGAGGACCTTGATCAGCGCCGACTGAAAGAACAGGAGGTGGAGGCTGACAGGGTTATTGAAGCACTGTCAGTGGCTTTGGAAAAGGATGGCAAGGCTCTGTTAAGTGAGGATGAGAGGCTGGCCTTGAATAACGATCTGGATAGTCTGAGAACGGTCAGGCAATCCGGTGATCCGGAGGCGATAGCCCTGGAGATTGACCGGGTCAGTCAAGGCAGTGAGGAATTTGCTGCGCGTCGAATGAATCAGGGCATCCGGCAGGCACTTTCCGGGCACACTATTGATGATTTGGAGAACTCCTGA
- the fdx gene encoding ISC system 2Fe-2S type ferredoxin: MTRIVFLPHEEICPDGAVVEVEPGVTVCDAALEHGIDIEHACEKSCACTTCHVVVREGFESLGEADELEEDMLDKAWGLEPESRLSCQAVVSDEDLVVEIPRYTINQVSERH, encoded by the coding sequence ATGACACGAATCGTATTTCTTCCCCATGAGGAAATCTGTCCTGATGGTGCGGTGGTTGAAGTTGAGCCTGGAGTCACTGTTTGTGATGCCGCCCTTGAGCATGGCATTGATATTGAGCATGCCTGTGAAAAATCCTGTGCCTGTACTACCTGTCATGTGGTGGTGCGTGAAGGGTTTGAAAGCCTTGGTGAGGCCGATGAGCTGGAAGAGGACATGCTGGATAAGGCCTGGGGCCTGGAGCCTGAGTCGCGGTTAAGTTGCCAGGCTGTTGTTAGCGATGAAGATCTTGTAGTGGAAATCCCCAGATACACTATTAATCAGGTGTCTGAACGGCACTGA
- the iscX gene encoding Fe-S cluster assembly protein IscX — MGLKWIDVYDIAIQLAEAFPDTDPRYVNFVDLRNWILALEGFDDDPGHCGEKVLEAIQMAWIEEVD, encoded by the coding sequence ATGGGACTGAAGTGGATAGATGTCTATGATATAGCGATTCAACTGGCAGAGGCCTTCCCGGATACAGACCCAAGGTATGTCAACTTTGTTGATCTGAGAAACTGGATTCTGGCCCTGGAAGGGTTTGATGATGATCCGGGCCATTGTGGCGAAAAAGTGCTTGAAGCAATACAAATGGCCTGGATTGAAGAGGTTGACTGA
- the ndk gene encoding nucleoside-diphosphate kinase produces MAVERTLSIIKPDAVARNIIGDIMGRFEKAGLRIIATRMMHLSREEAEGFYAEHRERPFFSGLVAFMTSGPVVVSVLEGENAIIRHRELMGATNPQEADKGTIRADFASTIDENAVHGSDSPVSAEREVAYFFDQAAICPRTR; encoded by the coding sequence ATGGCTGTTGAACGTACATTGTCAATTATCAAGCCCGATGCTGTTGCCCGGAATATAATTGGTGACATTATGGGGCGCTTTGAAAAGGCCGGACTCAGGATTATTGCGACCCGGATGATGCATCTTTCCAGGGAAGAGGCAGAGGGGTTTTATGCAGAACACCGGGAGCGTCCTTTCTTTTCCGGTCTGGTGGCCTTTATGACATCAGGTCCGGTGGTGGTATCAGTGCTTGAAGGGGAAAATGCCATTATCCGGCACCGGGAACTGATGGGTGCGACTAACCCTCAGGAGGCGGATAAAGGTACGATCAGGGCTGATTTTGCCAGTACTATTGATGAAAATGCGGTTCATGGTTCTGATTCTCCCGTGTCAGCAGAGCGAGAAGTGGCTTACTTTTTTGACCAGGCAGCCATTTGTCCGAGAACCCGTTAA
- the rlmN gene encoding 23S rRNA (adenine(2503)-C(2))-methyltransferase RlmN, protein MSKLTVSAKTNLLGLSREKMETFFVSIGEKKFRAQQMLKWIHHNGVGDFDEMSNISKALRERLKDIAEIRGPEVVSSHFSEDGTCKWVIRVASGSCVETVYIPDGKRGTLCVSSQAGCALDCSFCSTGKQGFNSDLTVAEIIGQVWVAAKHFGNVPAKMDRSITNVVMMGMGEPLLNFDNVVDAMNLMMDDLGYGLSKRRVTLSTSGVVPALRKLGSVTDASLAISLHAPNNALRDKLVPINKKYPLEELLDATAEYMGGLSDKSRVVTIEYTLLAGVNDQPEHAKQMARLLKNTPCKINLIPFNPFPYSGYERPSNNAVRRFQELLAQAGYNTTVRKTRGDDIDAACGQLVGQVNDRTRRSARYIEARQLDSTQDVPTIKKGAA, encoded by the coding sequence ATGTCTAAATTGACTGTTAGCGCCAAAACCAATCTGCTGGGTTTGTCCAGGGAAAAAATGGAGACTTTTTTTGTCAGTATTGGCGAGAAAAAGTTCAGGGCGCAGCAGATGTTGAAGTGGATTCACCATAACGGGGTGGGTGACTTCGATGAGATGAGTAATATCAGCAAGGCCTTAAGGGAACGCTTAAAGGATATCGCTGAAATCCGGGGGCCTGAAGTGGTGAGCAGCCACTTTTCCGAGGATGGTACCTGTAAGTGGGTGATAAGGGTTGCCAGTGGTAGCTGTGTAGAAACCGTTTATATCCCTGATGGCAAGCGAGGTACTTTATGCGTGTCGTCCCAGGCGGGTTGCGCGCTGGATTGCAGCTTTTGTTCCACAGGTAAGCAAGGGTTTAACTCTGACCTTACGGTGGCTGAAATTATTGGACAGGTTTGGGTGGCGGCAAAACACTTTGGCAATGTCCCTGCCAAAATGGATCGTTCCATTACCAATGTGGTGATGATGGGAATGGGAGAGCCACTGCTTAACTTTGATAATGTCGTGGATGCCATGAACCTGATGATGGATGATCTGGGCTATGGCCTGTCAAAACGTCGTGTCACCCTCAGCACATCGGGGGTTGTACCTGCCCTGAGAAAACTGGGCTCGGTGACGGATGCCTCTTTGGCGATTTCTCTTCATGCCCCGAATAATGCCCTGCGGGATAAGCTGGTTCCCATTAACAAGAAATACCCTCTGGAAGAGCTTCTGGATGCCACGGCAGAGTATATGGGGGGGCTGTCGGATAAAAGCCGGGTGGTCACTATCGAGTATACCTTGCTGGCTGGAGTCAATGACCAGCCTGAGCATGCGAAGCAGATGGCCAGGCTGCTTAAAAATACACCGTGTAAAATTAATCTGATTCCCTTTAATCCATTCCCTTATTCCGGATATGAGCGTCCCAGTAACAATGCGGTCAGACGCTTCCAGGAGTTACTTGCACAGGCAGGCTATAACACAACGGTGCGTAAAACCCGGGGCGATGACATTGATGCGGCCTGTGGTCAGCTGGTGGGTCAGGTCAATGACCGGACCCGGCGAAGTGCCCGTTATATAGAGGCCAGGCAGCTGGATTCCACTCAGGATGTGCCGACTATAAAAAAAGGGGCAGCATAG
- the pilW gene encoding type IV pilus biogenesis/stability protein PilW — MRSRQGLVVYALTILLVGCISHSPSVPNGQGKAVDNYMNLAKGYIQEGYIEKAVKPLNRALEIEPRSSDVHGMLGLVYQLQGETRLAEKSFKKALSYNSGAAEVRNNYGAFLFSRGRLDDAYREFSKAAENIDYEKRSRAYENMGVVAHKQGNLVSAQAHFEKSLRLNSNLPRARLELATVLHKSGDYGKAWAHYLMFAKQARQNSQSLWLGVQLARVNGDKNAAASYGLQLERLFPGSKELQAYRSLVRHE; from the coding sequence ATGAGGTCAAGACAGGGCCTGGTTGTATATGCTTTAACGATTTTACTGGTGGGTTGTATCAGTCACTCCCCATCGGTGCCCAATGGGCAGGGCAAAGCCGTTGATAATTATATGAACCTTGCCAAGGGTTATATTCAGGAAGGCTATATTGAGAAAGCCGTGAAACCCCTGAATCGAGCGCTGGAGATTGAGCCGCGTTCCTCTGACGTCCATGGTATGCTCGGGCTGGTTTACCAACTGCAGGGGGAAACACGCCTGGCAGAAAAGTCCTTTAAAAAAGCGCTATCCTATAACTCCGGGGCAGCAGAAGTTCGCAACAACTACGGTGCGTTTTTGTTTTCCCGGGGGCGACTGGATGATGCCTATCGCGAATTTTCAAAAGCGGCAGAAAACATTGATTATGAGAAGCGAAGCCGGGCTTATGAAAATATGGGTGTTGTGGCCCATAAGCAAGGCAACCTGGTTTCTGCCCAGGCGCATTTTGAAAAGTCCCTGAGACTTAACAGTAATTTACCCCGTGCCCGCCTTGAACTTGCGACAGTGCTGCATAAAAGTGGTGATTATGGCAAGGCATGGGCACATTATCTGATGTTTGCCAAGCAGGCACGTCAGAACTCCCAAAGCCTTTGGTTAGGCGTTCAGTTGGCACGTGTCAATGGCGACAAAAATGCAGCGGCCAGTTACGGCCTACAACTG